The Fusarium falciforme chromosome 8, complete sequence region TCTTATTTCCAAGCAATCGAGATTTCACATGGGTCTTGGCACGTTTCGTTTCGTTTCGCGATTCGGCTTTTACAcgaaaaggccgagatgCTTTGAGTCCGAGACGAGAGAGACGACAAGGCCGCCCCCCGAGCTGAAGCGATTGGACTGGGTTTACGGAATTAGCCTGTTTACATGGGGAAGCGGTTGGTTAGAGAACAAGATCTTTTTTGTGGACCGTTGTCCAAGTTCCAAGGCTGTTGTCGTCAAtctcatgatgatggtgcaaGTCTACATCCAGCACAGATGTCTAGATCCGTTGTGGATGGGTTGAATCTCGATAACAAGCCTGAAAGTAGTTAAATtgtaaaagaaaataaatcaAGAAACTACAATGAACCGAGTAGCTATGAAAGAACTATCACTGCTGCTTGACCTGCAATCTTCTGATCCTCTTATAAAGCCACAAGCCACATCCCACACTCTAGCCACAAGCGTCAGCGGCCCAAGCTCCCTAGAAATGACGACAAGCTGAGTTCATCCAAGTCCCCGCCAACAGGTGCTGGAGCTATCCCGCAGTTCGGCAATCCGACATTTCCGCCCATACCTTTtttccctcccctccctctccctcctaCATCATCAATTCATCCACCCTCTGGTATCTTGGTACGTCCGAACCTCCATCTATTAATTACCCGAGCTCAGTCAAGCAATTGAACCCTCACTTAAATCAATCTCGACTCCCATTGACGTTCATCCATTGACATTGATTCCCGCTAACCACTACCGAATAGCTTCACCATGTCGTCCGCCCTCCTCCGCACCACTCCCGCCCTCCGCGCCGGCCTCCGGGCCCGCGCCGCTCCCCTCGCCTCCATGGCCTTTGTCCGCACCAAGGCCACTCTCCCCGACCTCTCCTGTGCGCCTCTCCAAACATCTCTCTCATAATTTGAACTAACATTCCCCCAGACGACTATGGCGCCCTCGAGCCCTACATCTCGGGCCAGATCATGGAGCTCCACCACTCCAAGCACCACCAGACCTATGTCAACGGCTTCAACGCCGCCACAGAGGCCCTCGCCGAGGCCCAGGCCAAGGGCGACGCAAAGGCCGCAGCCGCCCAGGCTCCCCTCATCAACTTCCACGGCGGCGGCCACGTCAACCACACCCTCTTCTGGGAGAACCTCGCCCCTAACGGCAAGGGCGGCGGTGGTGAGCCCGAGGGCAAGCTCCTGACCGCCATCAACGAGGATTTCGGATCCTTCGACACCCTCAAGAAGCAGACAAACGCCGCCCTCGCCGGCATCCAGGGCTCCGGCTGGGCCTGGctcgtcaaggacaagacctCGGGCACCCTCTCCGTCGTCACCCGCCCCAACCAGGACCCCGTCACTGGCAACCTCGAGCCCCTCCTCGGTATCGATGCCTGGGAGCACGCCTACTACCTCCAGTACCAGAACCGCAAGGCCGAGTACTTCAGCGCCATCTGGGACGTCATCAACTGGGAGACTGTTGCCAAGCGATTCGGCAACTAAGGGTTGTAGCCAAATCAAAGAGTCAAAAGAACCACACTTCAGACGCACGCGCCAAGGTGTCATGAGCCGAGCCTTGCGTAGACATGTTTTGTTTGTCAAGATATCGAGTGTATAGTACATCGAGCTTCTGAATCGAATCGCCATCGAGTCAATACAATTAGTGTTCCAATCCCTGCGGTCCGTCATTCAACGGCAATCCTTGCCGCAATGCTGTAGACTCGACGCATGTATCACAAACCAGCACTTGCATTAGTCCGTCAAACAAGCTGCTGCAGCATCCGCTCAGGGCTGCTGGCATCTCCCCAACCCCTGGTAAGCCGCAAGCTCAGCCGTAAACTCATCATCAAAAATGTCCCGCGCATAGCTGTACCAGTCGCTGTTCTCCTCGGAAGTTCTCGCCTCGAAGAATCGAACATACTCCCACCAAGCGGGATAATGCCCGGCACAGTCCCAGCCCACAATCCATGCGATTGTGTCGTTGCAGACAACAATGTTCCGGGGGCACAGCGCACCATGTGTGAGCACCGTGTCGTAGCTGGTCCGGAACTGCGAAATCAGAGCCTGGGCTACCTGGTTGGGCACAGTGTTATACAAGGTTGACATGAGAAGCGCCATGAACTGTTTCTGAGTCGGCTTCGTGCGGATTGCATAGTATGTGTGTTCGGCGTGCTTGTCCAGCAAAAGAGTGTACTGTCCGGAATGAACAGATCCCACCGtgttgcccttgccctgAGTTCGCATCTTGCTCAACAAGTGGTGAAGCTGTCGAACAAATCCAAACTTCATCTGCTTGCTCAGACCAGACCACACATCCTCGAGCAACTGGCCTCGGACGGTACGCATGATGGGACCATCACCCCCACAGATGTCTTGGTCGTGGAGAGACAAGGGCAGCGCTCGAGTATAGCCAAGGGCCGACAGGGCTTCGTGCTGGATCAAACCAGCCTGCGAGATGCGAAACTCGTGCGTCCCGGGAGTCCCAATCAACTCCCCCTTCTTCAGAGGGAGTTGCAAACAAAGGGTTATGGTCCGGTTCTGGAGAAGAGACATGAGGTACTTGGTGTCCGGGTTTGGGGAAGGAGCTGGAAGCTGATTAGACCTAAGCACGACAGACCCAAACTTGGCCCAACTCACCCTGGCCAAGGGAAAGGACTTTGGTGTAGTATCCAGATTTGTGCCGCTTGATTCCCTTGTCGTTTTTGGCTCCTCCGTCAGTATCTCTGTGTGGTCGCTTCAACGAAGCAGAGACGGGAGCAGTCAGGGCACGGGGCCCGATGTTGGCAGATGAGCCGGCACGCTGGAGCCCTCCAAGTACATGGCCCTGGCTTGAGCCCCGTAAGGCGCGCAGAGATGCATCGCCAACAGGAGCGCAGTTGGCCCCCGTGACtggtggaggcggaggcggacTGTCTTCGATCTTGATGACTGGCGGAGGCATGGCTGCCTCTACCCGAGCCACCTCGGCGAGCATCTGAGCGCGCGCAGAGTTCATCATCTCCACGCACGTCGTAGGCGGAGAGGCCGCACCCTCCACCACAGGTAGAGACATGGGACCAATGTTTCTGGACCAGTCTTGGGGACCGTGGGGCGAAAGGAACGCGGAGGAGGTACCTGTGGGCAGGTTAGATGATTAGATTCCATGAACCAGCGAAAGCGAAGCCCGTCCAGGAAGATCAAACGAACAAACAGGCAAACAAAAAAAACAAACGAGTGAGGTAGACGCCGCGAGTTGACAGAAGCTTGAGACTGCTGGGAGAACGAGGGGCAATGAAGCTGGAGGAGACATTGGGTTTCCAGGTGAGATAACCGGGCTCCGGAGGAAGTCGTGCTGGTGAGATGTGCAGCTGCCGGATACCTACTCACAACTGGTATTTCCTCGTTCCTTCCTTTCGATTGCCGAGTTCACGTCAGGTAGAGCGTACCTGCCCTGACAGAACTTAGCTGCAGGTGGTTGAGTGCGATCTCAGCAGACTTGAGCCTTGCACCTGCCTGCCACTGCAATGGTGCCAACTGTTTCCATTAGTAGTACCTACCAACCTACGCCCCCATTTCATTGgtctttaaaaaaaaacctggCAAATAAAACAATGGACGAGTGTGTGGCCTTTGATGCCGTCGGGAAGTTGCAGGTTGCCTCGCCTAAACTCCACTGCATCTCATCGTATTGGAAATGGGGCGCGGTAGAGTGCACCTTGTACCTTCCTCTACAAGTTCATGTCAACCACCTCGCATGTcagaagaggagagaagatcCTTCAATAAACAATAATTGTATGGTATTTTCTTCATAAGCATAAACTGTGTAATCCGATACAGCAGGTGAGTGGAATTCGTTCCCGACTATGCGGGCAGACATGTCGTACCCCATCATAGTCATAAACAACCCGTACCGATTCTAACAATAAACCATTGTAACCGCAAACACGTATCCATCTATCCTCTTGGTTTTCTTCTGTCCCCAGATGAATTTAGGTGAAACGACGTCTAACACACAcacagagagagagagaaacaACTCCGGGTCGACTTATtcttcagcctcctccttctcggcttCATCCTCAGGCTTGCGCTGAGTGTAGTGGCGAGGAAGGCGGTTCTCGCCCTCGGCGTAAGGGAATCCGGCTTCCTCACGGGCCATATCGTTAACCCACTTCTCATCGCCACGCAGACCGGGCTTGGTGCCCAGCTCAGACCACTTGGCAGCGAGGTAGAACCAGCCGAGGGCGTTGCCAACAGTGCCAACTTCGTCGCTGACACCATTCTTGGCCTCGCGGGCCATCTTGGCGTGAAGGTCCTTGTCGGTGAAGAGGTCGATGAGGTGGCCGGCAACAGTCTTGTAGTCGCCGGGGGTGACGAGGTAACCgttgaccttgtccttgacctggAGAGGAATACCACCCTCGTTGGAGACGATGACGGGGACACCGGCGTGGAGAGCCTCGGAGACCTTGATCTCGAAACCCTCGCGGGTGGAGAGCTGGAGAATGACGTGGGCGTTGGCGATAACCATGTTGAGGAGCTGATCGTTGGCATCCAGGCGTATGACGCTGACGTCCTCGAGCAGGTGGGGGTAGTGGTCCTCCAGCTGGGTCATGGTCTGGTCAAAGATGATGGCACCATCGGGATCATCAATGGAGCCGTTGCCGCAGCTGTCAAGGTCAGTAAAGAGCCGGAGAGATGAGTCGGATAACTTACACAACGAGCTGAGGAATGTCGGTGATGCCAGCATCGTCGCACCGACGGCGGAATTCGGCGTAAGAGTCGATGACAGTGGGGATACCCTTGGCAGGGTCGAATCGAGCAACCTGGGCGATGTACTTGCGAGCGGGCCAGGCAAGAGGAGTCCTGAAGTTTTGTTAGTCCCTGCGTGTTGAATCAAGAAGTGGCAACTCTTACATTCGCTGGGTCAGGCACTGCTGGTTGTAGATGTGGGCGTAGTAGCCAGTGTCCCACTTGTTCATGGGCTTGTTGAGACCGTCGATCCAGTCGGTGGTAGCGGGGAGGTAGAcgaccttctccttggggaCGTTGTGGGGAACAAACTTGGGGATGGGGTGGCTGATGAACATGTCCGACTCCCGGATGTTGCTCCAGAGGTAGTTCCAGATGTCGTTCTGGGGAGAGCCCTCAATGGCAATGAGGTCACTTCGCATCTGGATGTGAGATCGGTAGAGGACGGGGCGGTCGGGGGTGATCTTCTTGATCAGGGGGATGAGACCAGGCATCTGAGGGTCATCGACCTATTCCATTGTCAGTAACcatctcttttctctctctacaGAGTCTTCCTTACAAAGATGACGTCGGCACCACCCTCCTCAGGGGGGCGGAGAGGGCCACCCTCGGAGAGCCAGTATCGGTTGGCGTTGTCCTCAATCCAGTCGGTGATAGCGGCCTTCTCAGGGTCCGAGATTCGCTGGTCGGGGTGGCTGACACCCTGGAGGATGTTGTGCTGGTTCTTGGTGATTCGGAAAACACCAGGTCGGGGCTTGGGAACTTTTTGGCTATTAGGACGCTGTCGATGTCTGTCTGATGGGTCATTGCTACTTACCGTACCAAGTCACGTCGACGCCTAGGAGACGGCTGAGACGGACGAGGGCATGGCGCATGAGAGCGACACCGCCACCCTGGGGAGTGGCGCTGAAGAAGGCAatcttggtcttcttctcACGGAGCTGGTTGGCGTAGAACTGCATGGCACCCCAGGTGGCAGGAGAACAAGTGTCCTTGTGGTTCTGGAGGGTGGTGAGGTGGACACGGAAGCCAGCGTCAGTCTGGACAATGCCTCGGTAGCCAACCTGGAGGTGAGGAACCAGCGAGGGTCCGAAGTTACTGTGTGGTTTTGGTTAGTGACTAGCTTCGCAGATCCATCATGAATAGACTTACAGGATACACTTGCGGGCCATAGAGTCGGCCTGCTCATCGACACGCTTGACATCCCAGaagttcttctccttggcctcgtggTCGGGTCTAAGGACGACGGGGACAATATCGAGTTCGAGCCAAAGACGGGAGCACAGAGAAGGGCTCATGTACTTGAGCGTGACGGGGAGACCAGCTCCGATGAACTTGACAAAGTTCTCATGCTCATAAGTCTCGACCTCGGAGATGATGTGGTCGGCGATGAGGTCCTGGCCCTCACGCATGTCCTCATCGAGCGAGATGTGCTTGATGGAGAAGTCGTTGAGGTAGACGGTGTCATGGATAGCGAGGGCAATGACGGCAGTGTGGTCATCGGCGAAGACGGCAGAGATACCGAGGTAGAAGGTCTGTGATTGAACTCGTCAGTTTTGGCCACAACGCAGTGATCGGCATTGGGTTTCATGGCGGAGGCTCCAGATGTCTCGATTGGGATGACGCAAGATGTCATGAGGGCCCAAAACAGCATCCAAAGTGAAGATGGAGCAAAAAGACAGTATAAAAGAGAAAACGCACCTGAAGAGGAGCGCTGATGGGGCCTTCCTTCTCGACGAGAAGGCTCATCTGCCTCTTGCGGTGCGACGTGGCGCCCGTGGAAAACTTGCGCGTAGGCTTGGAAGTCATGATGGCGGCGGACTGCAGCGAATGGCGGGGTAACAGGTATGAGGGAGGGGTAGTGAACTGGTGATGGCTCGTGGAGGGGGGCTCTCTTGGGGACAGGAAGAGAGACGAGAGAACTTAGCGAGAAGCCAATGGAGATGCTCAGGACTTCAGAAGAATGGACAAGACTGCGGCCGAGCCTCAAGATATACTCTTGGAGCGCCTCCCTGGTCAGGTCAGACAGGCAAAAGGCGGTGGTGAGTAGGAGGTCGGGATCGAAAGAGTTgtggagctggagcagcGTCTAACACACAGGCACCcctgttgaagatggctaCACCAAGAGATTGGGGGTTATGAGAGGCCGGGAAACGGGGACCACCGATGAGAGAGAACGATTGTGCGTTGGTAATTGTTGAGCAGGGTCCTCGGCAACACTGCAGAGATGGGAAGGCCAGGCTGGTAGTTGACCCAAGATTGAAACCGTGGCTGGCCCCGTCAGCGCGGGCCTATGCAGCAGGGAAGGGGAGGTACGAGGCACGCACTTGGAGTTGAGTACAGTACTCGTACGGTACTCCTGTAGGGCGACAGGAGGTACTCGAGGTATCGGGAGAGACAAGGGGAATCGACAAGTCAACTTGACAGGGGGGCAAGAGAGCGGGCAGGCGTGGGGTCAACAACCAGTTGAGACTGAGGTGACGAGGTGAGCAGGCGATGATGCTCAAGGTGAGGAGACGAGTGGCGTGCCGGAGACAGGGCGAAGCTTGGACTGCTTGCGGTAGACGGTCACGTTGGCCAGCGTTTGGACGACAGGCCGTATCGAGAGGCGACGATTGCCTGAGCCGAATGCTCAGGTAAATTAACACAGGGATGTGAATCGAGGGGGAGAGAGGAAAGAGATTGGGTCTCTGGGGAGTAGAGATTGAGAGAGGGAGCAGGTGTAGAAAGTGGCACTTGCTGAGGCTGCTATGGTGCGTCTGTGTGTCAGATGATAGAAAGAATTTGTCGATGTCTTGACTTGCCAACTGAGGACGCTGCCCTCTGTTACTGACTCTGACACGGAATCAAATCACCAAAGCCGAAGGGTCCGGGGGTACATGAAAGGGGGGCCAGAAAGGGCTGGGCAGGAGGAAAGACGAGGCGAGGTGAGGTAATGAGGACGTGGTCTGATATGCGTGATGAGATCACCGGGGGTTGTTGAATCCGATCGTGGGCCTGTGATTCTGGGCGGCGGTGATGGGGAATCGGATGGCGAAAAGTCGCTGCAATCCAGGATTTTTTTGGGAAGCAAAATCAATAAGCGCCGCCAACGTGCTTGATGCAGGTACGAGGTCACATCCGCTGGTGTTGCATCTATCACCTCAAGAAAGTTTAGATGAAAGAACGAAAAgagatgatgagaagagAGGGGAAGCGGAAAAATGAGGAGTGACAAGTGACATTCGTCGTGTCGCTCAGACCTAAGGATGGAAGGAGGCATGGACAATAGGCAGTTTGGGTTTTGCTCTTGTCTCTTGCGGGCCAGTAACAGTTGCAGCCACTGCATCATCAGATTCCCTCCTTCCTGTTGCTGTCGTGCAATGACAGCTCTCCGGTTGTGGGCTTGTCAATGTTTCACTAACCTAGACCACAGGCAGTTTGGTGAGGACAATTAAGGTTGACCCCTATGGCTTGGTCTTTGTTTCTTGAGCCCTTATGGAACATTCTGTGTTCCAGGGCCCCGGAACTGTTCTGGCTGGGCACGTTGACCGTTGCAAGATACACCATTGCAACGCCAGGGCTGGTCGTGCCTGGGTCGGCCTTTGTTTGGGATTTGCAGTTGAGCTGCATTCAATGGATCCTTCTATTCCAGGAGCTGTCACCCTCTGCTACAGGGCGCTACTGTGCCGCCCAACGGGCCCTAGACCTACAGCAGGTAGCTTCAAGTACCTAATGTACCTAGGCCAGTAGTGCTGCCGACCCCGCGCTGCGCCGAGCCGCCCGGGGACCGTTCCACGAGGAAGGAGGGATGTGGAGTTGCAGACACAGCACAGGCAGGCGGGCAGGGTCCACAGAAAGGAAGGAGCGATGCGAGAGGGGCCGTCCGTCCCCGGAAGATGGCCGCTAACCCCCGCCGTCAACCTTGCCGCCCACGGGCGCCCACTGTTTGCTTCGCACGAGTCGAAAGTCTCTGGGGAAGATGATGGGCCGCGGCTTCTACCCTACAACTCGCCTCTTTTACAGTCTTGAGCCCCCGGGCGAATATGCAAGGGGCCTGTTGTTCCCTTGCTCAATGGCTATCTGGCCTCAGCCTGAATGATCATGTAATGTACGTCAGTTGCCGACTCTGTGGGGGTTAACAAGACTCGACAAGGTTCAATGCGATACCGCTATCTACCTTCAGGACTGCCTTACAACAGAGCATCGAGTAAGGGACTTTCAATTAGTTTGAGGAGGCACCGTCTTCGCCTCAAGGGGCTTCAACTCATGATTCAGCCTCCGGATCCCCGTTTCGACATGATCACGACGCAGAACGAGACCCCGAGCGCCCGCTTCACCGGGCAACGGCGTTAGGAGAAGCAGCCTCCCCGAGTACGTACAGCATTTCGTACGACCTGAGTACGAAGAGTGGCTTGTCAAGCTATTCACCGTCTCGGCTTTCCGGTCAGCTGGTCGTTCCATCGTATGATGGTTTTCAAGGTCAATCCCAAGCATCAAGGGCGGCTCATGGGCAACCCATCTCACCGAACTGCCATCAGTCACCGCATGAGCCTTGATGACCTTCGTCTCTTACTACCGAGTGTTTGCGAACCCTTGACCGCTGACCGGCGGTGAACCGTGTCGGGTTGGTGATGCTGCGCCAATCATCCCACCACCAGCATCGCGCATGTGCCTCTGCGGCATGCCCATTGGATCTGCCGCGACTCAGAAGCCGTGGGACGAGGCCATTCGATAGGATCAAGGCGCGAACGGAAGTGCATCCCGGGTGCCGCGCGCGCCTCTGTCGATAACGCCAGCTCGAGTTCGAGCTTGCACCGTGGGAGCTACATAGAGCGGTGGAACCCATGAATTCACGATCGACGTACCGGTACCAACGCGGGCCCTTGCTGAATATCCTTGCTCGGTGGATGCTTGCAGAGAGCTCCATCCCTCATGATTCACGGCTCTCATGGGTGGTCATGGTGTCGCTGTTGAAATCCCTGATTCAATTAGGTGTCAATGGCATGAGCACACGTGGCCGTGCTCTATCCCATGCCAACCCTCAACCTGGCGCGGCCTCCTTGTCTCGCGACGCCCTCATGAGATGGGAAACTCTGCTCGATTGTGCAACACCGAGGTTGCAGACTCCAGTCGCATTGCATCGCACTGCTTTGTGTTGGGTCGCGCAGCGTTCAATCGCAGAAAGGCGACTTGCGCATTGCTTTTGAACGGCGCAAGTATGCGTTTTCACATGTCGCAAATTTCAGGTTGAGGGCGCCAGACATTCTGGACGCAGCGAAGCCATCCCGTTGACTTTTCGCAGCAATCGTTacgagcttcttgagatGTTGTCGACGACGTCTTCTTATCAATCTGTTGATCAGCGCTGCCATCTCCACCACGCCGATAAGATCGGTTTCCGACCACCGATCACGGAAAGTGGGCGTCGCACCGGGGTCGGATCTGACCTGACGGACGCGCGGCTCAAAACACCACCATCAGTAAAATGCGCTCTTCCTGACGGGGACATCTTGACCTCGAGTTCCCGCGGACGAGAGAAGTCCTGCTAACGAAAACTGGCTTTTCACAGGATTGAGCAAGAATGGTTCCGAAACCCTCACTTGGTTTTCTGGGCGCTTTGTCCCTGGCTCTCAGAGCCGTGAGCGGCGAAAGCGACGATATCGAGCGCACTCAACCGGACCAGGCGTCGGCCAGAGAGCGGGCGCATATGGTCTTCAACGCCATACATTCTGCAGGTCGACAATGGGGCTCATCTCTGTATCACAACGGCTTCGGCTTTTTCCCAGCCATTGTTCCCCAGGGCACCCTTTTCTATCATGGTGCTCGGCAGAATGTCACACCGACAGGGCCTGAGTGGCTAGCTTTCGAGATTGAGCACGCCGAGAACTTTGCGCCCTCGTTCAGAGCTATGCCTGGCGACGGGCGCCCCCGGCCTCCTCCGCCAGGTAAACAACCTCATGGGTGGAAACCTCAGCCGGAGCCAGAGGAGCCTCGCCAAGAGCTGCGACGCCGTAGGGAACATGATCTGAACGGCGATGACACCGGAAGAAGACATGGGCCTGGCGATGGAGACGATGACGACCAACCTAGGAACTACCGTGGATACCTCCATACGTATCAGGCGAAACGCGATCTGAAGCTGCTTCTGATCGACGGCATGAGCGCTGGCAAGACCTCGATGGGAACTATGGACTCTCAGGATCTTGTCCTTCGCGAGAATAACACCAAGCACAACGACGGCGTGTGGGACGAATGGGCACGAGCACTCGATCTGTGCGATATAGCCACTGAATGGGGTTACGATGGCTTGATGCGGGTGGAAATAGGATTCGAGGTCATTCAGTGCAACTTTACCACCGGCTTGAACCTGGTCAGCATGACCCGAACAGAGATGATAGAAAACACCATCGGAATGCGTCAACTGTCGGCTTTCCAATGGGCGAGAGCTGCTGGGGAGCGATACAATGACCTCGGAGGTGATCGACTACGGATCGACTTCTCGTCGATGGTATCAGGTCTCTTCTTGCCCATCAACATTTCCAGCACCGATGCCAAGCGACCAGATCTCATGCGACTCGGAGCGGCAACCTTGGACGAGTTGAAAGACCTCAAGGCATACCTGAAAGACGTCGCCACTTCACCCCGAAGGTTCACGGTCAACTGGCAAGGGTTGGTCGACCTGATTGTGAGCCGATACAGCAAGAGGTTAGCCACGATGTTATATGAATCACTACCGTCGAAACACTTTGTCAACGAGATCGAGGCTGCTACGCTGACTTGGTTCGACGCACTGCCGTTGCCCGACGATGTGAGCGTAGCAGAGCGCGAAAGAAACCGGACCGCAGACGCCATTGAGCGTTGCAGGAAGCATTATCTGAGACCGGCGTTGGTCACTGCAGAGCGATGGAGTCTCGAAGATGACTTGATCCATACGTCCATCGATACCGTTATGGGACATGTTTGTCGCGATCTCTTTTCGGTTCGAAGCCTATTGCTAGAGGCGTCCGGTTCGACGCCGAACGGTTACAAGATAAATAGGGAAGCCGGGAACGAGGACAAGTTGGAGTATGCAGTCAAGGCTGGCCGGGCCATGTTGCAACAACTGGTCGACACTCTGGGGTGGACAACTTTCAAGCAGTTGCAACCATGTCCACCAGACGAGGTCCTCTTCGTTGCCATGTGGCCATttggagaagaggatgaccACTGGAACCCCGGGTGTCGAACAATTGATCAAGTCCAGCATCCCGCCTCGTCATATTGGAGAGGATGGGGTCGTCCGCCAAGGCCCAAGCCGAGCGAGGAGGCTTGATTCAGATCGACGCGATAACAAGGATGGAGAGAATTTACGCGGTATGCGCGGTTGTTGTAGAGCGAATGACGAGCGAATTGCTACAGTACCTGAATATACGAGAGATCAACACTCTTGCCTTGCTTTTGGAGTTGACGGGTCAGGGCAGGCAACGCAGGGATGTCATGAACTATTGTAACAGCAACTGGACCAGAACGAGTAATGATGGCCAAGACAAGACGCTAACTCTTGCACGAGGAAGCGCGACGAAAAAGAGCTTGACCGTACGATCACGGCAGTTCAGTTGGTAAGAGCTGGGTGTTGTGATGGATGAAACTGACATTAAGGCCAAGTCAATATCGCAACAATTtgacaaccaccaccaccaccattcCCATGGTTGCATCAATGGTTAACACACATCCCTTGAATAAATCAGACTGgcaaaaagcaaaaaaaagaagagctGATCAATCGACCACGCCAGGAGTCGAACCTTGAGATGATGTTAGTATTAATGATGACGATGCGAGTTGTTGCGTGTACTAACCTGGAATCTCTAGAGAATTCGGGGCTCAAAGACCGAAATCTAGCGCCTTAGCCATTAGGCCACGCGGCCGGTTCTTGTTGTTGGAAGCCGCGACGAAAAAGAATTCTATAAGCTCTGCGTTGTCATTGTGGAGTTCAGTTCGTCCATTGCAAAAATCGACAAGGAATTTGTGGAATTCGATTGACCCTTGGCCGAAGCAGGCATTGACCAACAGGAGACGACCAATTCTCATGCAAAGTGCGGAACCATTCCACATTCAGGGCTTCTCATCCATGTCATGGAACCGAACCGCGTCCAACTGCCCAAGGATTACAATATCACTGACCAAGCTGCGCAACGCTGAGCAACTCGGCCGTGATGCTAAAACAATTCATGACGACCCACCTGGACCCCGTTCTCAAGCATGCAGAATCGACATCTCCGGGGAAGCCTGCTTATGAATGCTGCAAAAACCATTCGCGCGTGGATCAAACGAGCGGCGACCAAACCCATTGAAGCAATGGGCAAGTCACATGGGCTTGTAGTCAGGGGACCTTGGAGGCTCAGCGAGATCTTGATTCTCTCTCCCCCGTTATACCCGTTCCGATGAATCTTCGAGCCCCCGGCTTGATCCGAAGCTTGTTGCTCTCGTGTCAGCCCACTGTGTGTCACGAAATCATTCTTTCCCAGGCTCGTGGCGTTCGAAAATAGGCCCAGCCGTTGACATTTCCGCTTCTCCGCAAAAAAATTGCTGTAGACTATTTCCCCGTTTGGCAAGTAGACGCCTGGAGCCGAAGCTGTCAATTAAGCATCTTGGCCACGATTGACGCAAGCGTACAGGGGGGCGTTTTGTCAACGCTTGCAGTAGAGGCATACGTGCTGTAAGTAGGCGGGGCGGCGGGATGGAATTGCAACCTGGTTCCTTCGATTCCCAGGAGTTTGGGTAAAGCGACATTAACTGAAACAGCATAGATTAATCAATTCGGTCGCAATGACACGAACAGGTCCCACGCAAGCCGCAAAAGAGCGCACTCGCAAAAAAAGCTCCGGCTCAAAACTCGGGAGGCGCACGGCAGCCACGGCCGTGTCGTCCGCGGAGATGCGCCGTCCAACCAGCATCAGACCACTGTGAAGATCGGGCGGTGATCCAGGAACCAAGGAGACCTCCGGGCGCGCGCGGTGTTCGGGG contains the following coding sequences:
- a CDS encoding Superoxide dismutase, with product MSSALLRTTPALRAGLRARAAPLASMAFVRTKATLPDLSYDYGALEPYISGQIMELHHSKHHQTYVNGFNAATEALAEAQAKGDAKAAAAQAPLINFHGGGHVNHTLFWENLAPNGKGGGGEPEGKLLTAINEDFGSFDTLKKQTNAALAGIQGSGWAWLVKDKTSGTLSVVTRPNQDPVTGNLEPLLGIDAWEHAYYLQYQNRKAEYFSAIWDVINWETVAKRFGN